A window of the Amycolatopsis solani genome harbors these coding sequences:
- a CDS encoding VOC family protein yields MPATGPDFLSLQARDLDVSQAFYEKYLGLVRSPAGPPHAVVFETKPIAFALRDVLPDTDLDAVTQPGIGAAIWLHATDVQAIHDALVADGHRIVSAPIDGPFGRTFTFADPDGYQITLHDRT; encoded by the coding sequence ATGCCCGCCACCGGCCCCGACTTCCTCTCGCTCCAGGCACGCGACCTCGACGTTTCGCAGGCGTTCTACGAGAAGTACCTCGGCCTGGTCCGCTCACCGGCCGGACCCCCGCACGCCGTCGTCTTCGAGACGAAGCCGATCGCGTTCGCCCTCCGCGACGTCCTGCCGGACACCGACCTCGACGCGGTCACCCAGCCCGGCATCGGCGCGGCGATCTGGCTTCACGCGACGGACGTCCAGGCCATCCACGACGCGCTCGTCGCCGACGGCCATCGCATCGTGTCAGCCCCGATCGACGGCCCGTTCGGCCGCACGTTCACCTTCGCCGACCCGGACGGCTACCAGATCACGCTCCACGACCGCACCTGA
- a CDS encoding MarR family winged helix-turn-helix transcriptional regulator, translating into MSQDGAGVDLETSLGYLLKEASSALRAAMEEVLRPLGMSVTHYSCLELLAQRPGLSNSELARGAFVTRQTMNVLLQTLEREGDVTRPAEAPVGKVLPTRLTPRGRRKLEKATAAVRSVEVRMLGGLSEAERASAFRVLRSMVRSLREGA; encoded by the coding sequence ATGAGTCAAGACGGGGCCGGCGTCGACCTGGAGACGTCACTGGGCTACCTGCTGAAAGAGGCCTCGAGCGCGCTGCGCGCGGCCATGGAAGAAGTGCTGCGACCACTCGGGATGAGCGTGACGCACTACTCCTGCCTCGAACTGCTGGCCCAGCGGCCGGGGTTGTCGAACTCCGAGCTCGCCCGGGGCGCGTTCGTGACGCGGCAGACGATGAACGTGCTGCTCCAGACCCTCGAACGCGAGGGGGACGTCACCCGGCCGGCGGAAGCACCCGTCGGGAAGGTGCTTCCCACGCGGCTCACGCCTCGCGGCCGGCGGAAGCTCGAGAAGGCTACCGCCGCGGTGCGGTCCGTGGAAGTCAGGATGCTGGGCGGCCTGAGCGAGGCCGAGCGGGCGAGCGCGTTCCGGGTCCTGCGCAGCATGGTCCGTTCCCTGCGCGAGGGCGCGTAG
- a CDS encoding peptidase inhibitor family I36 protein produces the protein MSSGRLRSRLPQLLVLAVVGLLTSAGVAQAASPPPDPACQKGEFCLWSADAYGGESERLDLRTANPGECIPLPEGFAGSSFANLMSRDVTVYQDEECSTEGDFITYPGGGTYVPNAPFLVRAVQIWE, from the coding sequence ATGTCTTCAGGCCGTCTCCGTTCCCGGCTGCCGCAGTTGCTCGTCCTGGCCGTCGTCGGACTGCTGACCAGTGCCGGAGTGGCTCAGGCCGCTTCGCCGCCGCCGGATCCGGCTTGTCAGAAGGGTGAATTCTGCCTGTGGTCGGCGGATGCCTACGGCGGCGAGTCCGAACGGCTCGATCTGCGCACCGCGAATCCCGGGGAATGCATTCCGCTGCCCGAAGGATTCGCGGGATCGTCGTTCGCGAATCTGATGAGCCGCGACGTCACGGTGTACCAGGACGAGGAATGCTCGACCGAGGGCGATTTCATCACCTACCCGGGTGGTGGCACGTACGTCCCGAACGCGCCCTTCCTGGTCCGCGCGGTCCAGATCTGGGAATGA
- a CDS encoding alpha-amylase family glycosyl hydrolase produces the protein MADWLADAVLYQIYPQSFADSNGDGIGDLGGVESKLDYLEWLGVNTVWLNPCFASPMFDAGYDVADYCRVDPRYGSNDDLLKLVDSAGRHGIRVLLDLVPGHTSNEHPWFVRSANDPDDHRYIWAAEQGPNFQPSPGSREGFYLPNYFPVQPALNFGYGRPNEAEPWRQPVDAEGPRENRQALRDIMDFWMGFGIAGFRVDMAPFLIKDDPGLVETSKLWRDVRSWIDRAHPGTVLLSEWNDPKLAVPAGFDADFFMHYGESRAFRSLFHNRAVHDMTWDDPKPAYFDAAGQGSIDVFLAEWATTTAEIGDRGHVILPTANHDWPRLVAGSRTARHARSALVFLLTWPTLPAIYYGDEIGTQYQPGLPDHEGSLLQVFEDGFNRAGSRTPMQWDAADPDVTYLPANPSPTRPDVASQRADPASNLNLVRELIALRKAHPALGTRGDVSIVRAGYPFVYRRGEFTVVVNPALRAATVNVTAPGELILGQGTSYDAAGLHVAGFGYGIYRATQD, from the coding sequence ATGGCTGACTGGTTGGCGGATGCGGTCCTATACCAGATCTATCCGCAGAGCTTCGCGGACTCGAACGGGGACGGGATCGGCGATCTCGGGGGTGTCGAGTCCAAATTGGACTACCTCGAGTGGCTGGGTGTCAACACGGTCTGGCTGAACCCGTGCTTCGCCTCCCCCATGTTCGACGCGGGGTACGACGTCGCCGACTACTGCCGCGTCGACCCGCGGTACGGCAGCAACGACGACCTGCTCAAGCTGGTCGACTCGGCGGGCAGGCACGGGATCCGGGTGCTGCTCGACCTCGTTCCGGGGCACACCTCCAACGAGCACCCGTGGTTCGTGCGGTCGGCGAACGACCCCGACGACCACCGGTACATCTGGGCGGCCGAGCAGGGGCCGAACTTCCAGCCGTCGCCCGGCAGCCGGGAGGGTTTCTACCTGCCGAACTACTTCCCCGTGCAACCCGCGCTGAACTTCGGGTACGGGCGGCCGAACGAGGCCGAGCCGTGGCGCCAGCCGGTGGACGCCGAAGGGCCGCGGGAAAACCGCCAGGCCCTGCGCGACATCATGGACTTCTGGATGGGCTTCGGCATCGCGGGGTTCCGGGTCGACATGGCGCCGTTCCTGATCAAGGACGATCCCGGGCTGGTGGAGACGTCGAAGCTGTGGCGCGATGTCCGTTCGTGGATCGACCGCGCGCACCCCGGCACCGTGCTGCTTTCGGAGTGGAACGACCCGAAGCTCGCCGTCCCGGCCGGGTTCGACGCGGATTTCTTCATGCACTACGGGGAAAGCCGCGCGTTCCGTTCGCTGTTCCACAACCGGGCCGTGCATGACATGACGTGGGACGACCCGAAGCCGGCCTACTTCGACGCGGCCGGCCAGGGGTCGATCGACGTGTTCCTCGCCGAATGGGCGACGACGACGGCGGAGATCGGCGACCGCGGCCACGTCATCCTGCCCACGGCGAACCACGACTGGCCGCGGCTGGTGGCGGGTTCGCGCACGGCCCGGCACGCGCGCAGCGCGCTGGTGTTCCTGCTGACCTGGCCGACGCTGCCGGCGATCTACTACGGCGACGAGATCGGCACGCAGTACCAGCCCGGCCTCCCCGACCACGAAGGCAGCCTGCTGCAGGTCTTCGAAGACGGCTTCAACCGGGCCGGCTCGCGCACGCCGATGCAGTGGGACGCGGCCGATCCGGACGTGACCTACCTGCCCGCGAACCCATCGCCGACCCGGCCGGACGTGGCTTCCCAGCGCGCCGACCCGGCCTCGAACCTGAACCTCGTCCGCGAGCTGATCGCCCTGCGCAAGGCCCACCCGGCGCTGGGCACCCGCGGGGACGTCTCGATCGTCCGGGCCGGGTACCCGTTCGTCTACCGCCGCGGCGAGTTCACCGTGGTGGTCAACCCAGCACTGCGGGCGGCGACGGTGAACGTGACGGCGCCGGGTGAGCTGATCCTCGGGCAGGGCACGAGCTACGACGCCGCCGGCCTGCACGTCGCGGGCTTCGGCTACGGCATCTACCGGGCCACACAGGACTGA
- a CDS encoding TIGR03086 family metal-binding protein gives MDLPTLLERAFRTTAGVVAAIEPAAWDGRSPCQRWSVRQVGNHMLGMVGLATQAATGPALDPADSQPDRLEHLAHTERLGADPAAAVRALGDRCVTAFSEPGILDRVTPGKGGADTPGSVHALMCLNEVLTHGWDLASGGGVDYAPDVEVVAAAQKFAAVLVGPEARALGMFGPPVEVGPEADLLTAHLGHVGRRAPWARA, from the coding sequence ATGGATCTGCCCACACTGCTCGAGCGCGCTTTCCGGACGACGGCGGGTGTCGTGGCCGCCATCGAACCGGCGGCCTGGGACGGGCGGAGCCCGTGCCAACGGTGGTCGGTGCGCCAGGTCGGCAACCACATGCTGGGCATGGTCGGCCTGGCGACGCAGGCCGCGACCGGGCCGGCGCTGGACCCCGCCGACTCGCAGCCGGACCGGCTCGAACACCTCGCGCACACCGAGCGGCTCGGCGCGGACCCCGCGGCCGCCGTTCGCGCGCTCGGGGACCGGTGCGTCACCGCCTTTTCCGAGCCCGGGATCCTCGACCGGGTCACCCCGGGCAAGGGTGGCGCGGACACGCCCGGTTCGGTGCACGCCTTGATGTGCCTCAACGAGGTGCTCACCCACGGCTGGGACCTGGCGAGCGGCGGCGGGGTGGACTACGCGCCCGACGTCGAGGTCGTGGCGGCGGCGCAGAAGTTCGCCGCCGTGCTCGTCGGGCCCGAAGCGCGGGCGCTCGGGATGTTCGGGCCGCCCGTGGAGGTCGGCCCGGAGGCCGATCTGCTGACCGCGCACCTGGGTCACGTGGGGCGCCGGGCGCCGTGGGCGCGTGCCTGA
- a CDS encoding MFS transporter, translating into MRDRVAVFTVFALNGLAIGSWATRTPALAAQVHATPGVFGLALLGASVGMLSAASVAGRVVERFGARVVVAGTTVLAAVALVLIGFAPGIPLLAGALFAVGASVGMLDVAMNVAAVAVERRTRRPLMPVFHAGFSVGALAGSLAAGLAAGHGWSPARHLTTAAVVAVAVLLLVVRAVPGSRPEHATGPVVTGHRAPIRRPVLWLLAAVALCSAVAEGAAADWSALLMTAERGVGQGAAALAFAGFQLVMALARLTGPWVQRRFGPTRCLVAGAALATAGFLATATIPAAAVAYVGFALAGAGLAASFPLALSLAGDAGKRGDGTGGEREIGFVSAIAYTGFLAGPPVIGGIAQGIGYGAAFVFVALVAALILPAAVAARSSRRREEARQAAVG; encoded by the coding sequence ATGCGGGATCGGGTCGCGGTGTTCACCGTGTTCGCCCTCAACGGGCTGGCGATCGGCTCGTGGGCGACGCGGACGCCCGCGCTGGCCGCCCAGGTGCACGCCACCCCCGGCGTCTTCGGGCTCGCGCTGCTCGGCGCCAGCGTCGGCATGCTCTCGGCCGCTTCGGTGGCCGGCCGGGTCGTCGAGCGCTTCGGCGCGCGGGTGGTCGTGGCGGGGACCACCGTCCTGGCCGCCGTCGCGCTGGTGCTGATCGGGTTCGCGCCGGGCATTCCGCTCCTGGCCGGGGCGCTGTTCGCGGTCGGCGCGAGCGTCGGGATGCTCGACGTCGCGATGAACGTCGCCGCGGTGGCCGTCGAACGACGCACCCGGCGGCCGCTCATGCCGGTCTTCCACGCGGGGTTCAGCGTGGGCGCCCTCGCCGGTTCGCTGGCCGCGGGGCTCGCCGCGGGCCACGGCTGGTCCCCGGCGCGCCACCTCACCACCGCGGCCGTCGTCGCGGTCGCGGTGCTGCTGCTGGTGGTCCGGGCGGTGCCGGGCAGCCGTCCCGAGCACGCCACCGGGCCGGTGGTCACCGGCCACCGGGCGCCGATCCGCCGCCCGGTGCTGTGGCTGCTCGCCGCGGTCGCGCTGTGCTCGGCCGTCGCCGAGGGCGCGGCGGCCGACTGGTCCGCGCTGCTGATGACCGCCGAACGCGGCGTCGGCCAGGGTGCGGCGGCGCTGGCGTTCGCCGGGTTCCAGCTGGTCATGGCGCTGGCCCGGCTGACCGGCCCGTGGGTGCAACGGCGGTTCGGGCCGACCCGCTGCCTGGTCGCGGGTGCGGCGCTGGCCACGGCCGGGTTCCTCGCGACGGCCACGATCCCGGCCGCGGCGGTCGCGTACGTCGGCTTCGCGCTGGCCGGCGCGGGTCTCGCGGCGTCGTTCCCGCTCGCGTTGAGCCTCGCCGGCGACGCCGGGAAGCGCGGTGACGGCACCGGTGGCGAGCGCGAGATCGGGTTCGTGTCGGCCATCGCGTACACCGGGTTCCTGGCCGGGCCGCCGGTCATCGGGGGCATCGCGCAGGGGATCGGGTACGGCGCCGCGTTCGTGTTCGTCGCGCTGGTCGCGGCGCTGATCCTGCCCGCGGCGGTCGCGGCCCGGTCGTCGCGGCGGCGGGAGGAAGCGCGGCAGGCCGCAGTGGGGTGA
- a CDS encoding VOC family protein, whose amino-acid sequence MSGGVRRFEHVGVIVDDLEAVTAFFADLGFEVAAPMRIEDEWVDRILGLEGVHAEMVMVNAPDGSGKLELTKFHHPVDPAPAGASAVNRLGFRHIAYIVDDLDRTIERIRAKGLDTVGEIVNYENIFRMCYVRGPEGLIVELAEESN is encoded by the coding sequence ATGAGCGGTGGGGTGCGGCGTTTCGAGCACGTCGGGGTGATCGTCGACGACCTCGAAGCGGTGACGGCCTTCTTCGCCGATCTCGGCTTCGAAGTCGCCGCGCCGATGCGGATCGAAGACGAGTGGGTCGACCGGATCCTCGGGCTCGAGGGTGTGCACGCGGAAATGGTGATGGTGAACGCACCGGACGGCAGCGGGAAGCTCGAGCTGACCAAGTTCCACCACCCGGTCGACCCGGCGCCCGCCGGGGCTTCGGCGGTGAACCGGTTGGGATTCCGGCACATCGCGTACATCGTCGACGACCTCGACCGCACGATCGAGCGAATTCGGGCAAAAGGTCTGGACACCGTCGGCGAAATCGTGAACTACGAAAACATCTTCCGGATGTGCTACGTCCGCGGGCCCGAAGGGCTCATCGTCGAACTCGCCGAGGAGAGCAACTAG
- a CDS encoding dihydrofolate reductase family protein, with translation MARVVVHAVVSLDGYIAYPDDTVGPLFDWYGNGDVTVRANDEWSFNVSQASADYVQPFWDAIKVTVIGRHLFDTFDGWGGKPASADELVVITHRPLPEEWLARFPDAPFHTADSIENGINLAKKLAGDGLVCVAAGDVAGQAFSAGLVDEVALDVAPVVFGEGKRYFGSHSGTVQLEDPDVVIQGDRVLHLHYNVKR, from the coding sequence ATGGCCCGAGTTGTCGTACACGCTGTGGTATCTCTGGACGGCTACATCGCCTACCCGGATGACACGGTCGGGCCGCTGTTCGACTGGTACGGGAACGGCGACGTGACGGTCCGCGCCAACGACGAGTGGTCGTTCAACGTCAGCCAGGCTTCCGCGGACTACGTGCAGCCCTTCTGGGACGCCATCAAGGTCACGGTGATCGGCCGGCACCTCTTCGACACCTTCGACGGCTGGGGCGGCAAGCCCGCGTCCGCGGACGAGCTCGTCGTCATCACGCACCGGCCGCTGCCGGAGGAGTGGCTGGCCCGGTTCCCCGACGCGCCGTTCCACACGGCCGACTCGATCGAAAACGGCATCAACCTGGCCAAGAAGCTCGCCGGTGACGGGCTGGTCTGCGTGGCCGCGGGGGACGTGGCCGGGCAGGCGTTCTCGGCCGGGCTCGTCGACGAGGTCGCGCTGGACGTCGCGCCGGTCGTCTTCGGTGAAGGCAAGCGGTACTTCGGCAGCCACTCCGGCACCGTTCAGCTGGAGGACCCGGACGTCGTCATCCAGGGTGACCGCGTGCTGCACCTGCACTACAACGTCAAGCGCTGA